One window of Dermacentor albipictus isolate Rhodes 1998 colony chromosome 9, USDA_Dalb.pri_finalv2, whole genome shotgun sequence genomic DNA carries:
- the LOC139049701 gene encoding uncharacterized protein — MNEEASAGSTQFAAQLGHMEPFDVSSNDWASYEERLTSFLIVNRIPEGDRVHAFLSIIGPSTYSLLKSLVAPELPSAKSFEVLKKTLGDHLSPKPSVIGERAKFHRRQQVEARLNPTEVKLRTYTGALVIPKGVLQVKVQHGGNTASLPLYVVDQEGPPLLGREWLQAIRLE; from the exons ATGAACGAAGAAGCCAGTGCAGGTTCGACGCAGTTTGCTGCTCAACTGGGCCACATGGAACCATTCGACGTTTCCTCGAATGACTGGGCGTCGTACGAAGAACGGCTGACGTCGTTTCTTATCGTCAACCGCATTCCCGAAGGTGACAGAGTACATGCATTCCTGAGCATCATAGGCCCCAGTACCTACAGTCTTCTGAAATCGCTGGTTGCCCCGGAGCTGCCTTCAGCCAAGAGCTTCGAGGTACTAAAGAAGACGCTGGGGGACCATCTGTCGCCGAAACCGTCGGTCATTGGCGAGCGAGCAAAGTTCCACAGGAGGCAGCAAGTCGAAG CCAGGCTCAACCCGACAGAAGTGAAGCTCCGCACCTATACAGGAGCCCTGGTGATCCCAAAAGGCGTCCTGCAAGTCAAGGTGCAGCACGGTGGCAACACGGCGAGCCTTCCTTTATACGTCGTCGACCAGGAGGGGCCGCCGTTGCTGGGTCGGGAATGGCTTCAGGCAATTAGGCTGGAGTGA